In the genome of bacterium, one region contains:
- a CDS encoding Gfo/Idh/MocA family oxidoreductase has protein sequence MAAALGIGLIGSGVHGARYAQHLARGGLGLRLVAISRRSEAGAAQAAQWRCRWHRDWRELVGDPAVQAVIAAATPDLNPEIAAACAAAGKPLLIEKPLAIEPAAGEAMLAAMAAAGLPFTVAQTLRYNSVIRGLRAELGRAGRLFGFTANQRLERSSHPWLEEPSVAGGGVILHTAVHLFDALRFITGCEVMAVRAETRRRYNPALEDQLLATLRLEGDLVGNVDASKVGPARCGRYEFVGEAGQLQGDQVHGTLEFSAGMTVTSLAVAPPAPTLPPLLADWERHLRGAGPNPIPAAEGLAAIRICAACRRGAETGEEVAL, from the coding sequence ATGGCCGCCGCCCTCGGCATCGGCCTGATCGGCAGCGGCGTGCACGGCGCTCGCTACGCGCAGCATCTGGCAAGGGGCGGGCTGGGCCTGCGCCTGGTCGCGATCAGCCGCCGCAGTGAGGCGGGGGCCGCGCAGGCCGCGCAGTGGCGCTGCCGCTGGCACCGCGACTGGCGCGAGCTGGTCGGCGATCCCGCCGTGCAGGCGGTGATCGCCGCCGCCACGCCCGACCTCAACCCGGAGATCGCCGCCGCTTGTGCGGCGGCCGGCAAGCCGCTGCTCATCGAGAAGCCGCTGGCGATCGAGCCCGCGGCCGGCGAGGCGATGCTGGCCGCCATGGCCGCGGCCGGCCTCCCCTTCACCGTGGCCCAAACCCTGCGCTACAACAGCGTGATCCGCGGCCTGCGCGCCGAGCTGGGGCGGGCGGGCCGCCTCTTCGGCTTCACGGCCAACCAGCGCCTCGAGCGCTCCAGCCACCCCTGGCTCGAGGAGCCGAGCGTGGCCGGCGGGGGCGTCATCCTGCACACGGCGGTGCACCTCTTCGACGCCCTGCGCTTCATCACGGGGTGCGAGGTCATGGCCGTCCGCGCCGAGACGCGCCGGCGCTACAACCCCGCGCTCGAGGACCAGCTGCTCGCCACGCTGCGCCTGGAGGGCGACCTCGTCGGCAACGTCGACGCGAGCAAGGTCGGCCCGGCGCGCTGCGGGCGCTACGAGTTCGTCGGCGAGGCGGGCCAGCTCCAGGGAGATCAGGTTCACGGCACGCTCGAGTTCAGCGCCGGGATGACCGTAACGTCCCTCGCCGTGGCGCCGCCGGCCCCGACGCTGCCGCCCCTGCTCGCCGACTGGGAGCGCCACCTGCGCGGCGCGGGGCCGAACCCGATTCCCGCCGCCGAGGGCCTGGCGGCGATCCGCATCTGCGCCGCCTGCCGGCGCGGCGCGGAGACAGGTGAAGAGGTGGCGCTCTGA
- a CDS encoding ATP-dependent 6-phosphofructokinase — protein sequence MRTSRNCARPPRSLLVARPDWRYTAARRQRSRRPRGGSITGGTRVAKRIGILTGGGDVPGLNPCIRAVVERAVDENIEVLGIRRGWAGLLNLAPAEAASRAECLQPLDKQVVRTVSRAGGTFLHTSRVQPSAVKPAELPPQHAGGRFAEKNGKLDATPAVLANIAALGLDALVTIGGDDTLSYSERLDREGVKVVAIPKTMDNDVYGTDYCIGFSTAVTRSVDMINDLRTPAGSHERILVVELFGRNSGETALITSWLADVDRTLISEVPFDPARLSEMLARDKAANPSGYAVVTISEGATMVGGAIMEEGEPDAYGHKKLGGIGRATAEYIKNHTGSHIIYQQLAYLMRSGKPDSLDRMVARNFGNLAMDLLLAGETGQMVSLREGRYDKVALRETVQGKKRVNVERFYDSESYRAKVAGVLGMPMFLY from the coding sequence ATGCGCACCTCCCGCAATTGCGCCCGCCCGCCGCGCAGCCTGCTTGTAGCGCGGCCAGACTGGCGGTACACTGCCGCGCGCCGCCAGCGCAGCCGGCGCCCGCGCGGCGGGAGTATAACTGGAGGTACGCGAGTGGCCAAGCGGATCGGCATCCTGACCGGCGGGGGCGACGTCCCCGGCCTCAACCCCTGCATCCGCGCCGTCGTCGAGCGGGCGGTGGACGAGAACATCGAGGTGCTCGGCATCCGCCGCGGCTGGGCCGGCCTGCTCAATCTCGCGCCGGCGGAGGCCGCTTCCCGCGCCGAGTGCCTGCAGCCGCTGGACAAGCAGGTCGTGCGCACGGTCAGTCGCGCGGGCGGGACCTTCCTGCACACCAGCCGCGTGCAGCCGAGCGCGGTCAAGCCGGCCGAGCTGCCGCCGCAGCATGCCGGCGGCCGCTTCGCGGAAAAGAACGGCAAGCTCGACGCGACGCCGGCGGTGCTCGCCAACATCGCCGCCCTGGGTCTGGACGCGCTCGTCACGATCGGTGGCGACGACACGCTCAGCTACTCCGAGCGCCTGGACCGCGAGGGCGTCAAGGTGGTCGCCATTCCGAAGACGATGGACAACGACGTCTACGGGACGGACTACTGCATCGGCTTCAGCACGGCCGTCACGCGCAGCGTCGACATGATCAACGACCTGCGCACCCCGGCCGGGAGCCACGAGCGCATCCTGGTCGTCGAGCTGTTCGGCCGCAACAGCGGCGAGACGGCCCTCATCACGAGCTGGCTGGCGGACGTCGACCGCACGCTGATCAGCGAGGTGCCCTTCGACCCCGCGCGCCTCAGCGAGATGCTCGCCCGCGACAAGGCCGCCAACCCGAGCGGCTATGCCGTGGTGACGATCAGCGAGGGCGCGACGATGGTGGGCGGCGCGATCATGGAGGAGGGCGAGCCCGACGCCTATGGCCACAAGAAGCTGGGCGGCATCGGCCGCGCGACGGCCGAGTACATCAAGAACCACACGGGCAGTCACATCATCTACCAGCAGCTCGCCTACCTCATGCGCAGCGGCAAGCCGGACTCGCTCGACCGCATGGTCGCCCGCAACTTCGGCAACCTGGCGATGGACCTGCTGCTTGCGGGCGAGACCGGCCAGATGGTCAGCCTCCGGGAGGGGCGCTACGACAAGGTCGCTCTGCGCGAGACGGTGCAGGGCAAGAAGCGCGTGAACGTGGAGCGCTTCTACGACAGCGAGAGCTACCGCGCCAAGGTGGCCGGCGTGCTCGGCATGCCGATGTTCCTCTACTAG
- a CDS encoding vitamin B12-dependent ribonucleotide reductase — protein sequence MNYPQESAMEPSSSHTVSSASSASGESRPRRGPLGVEAYFSRPGRHPFDELKWERRHARISDEQGSVVFEQPDVEVPADWSMLATNVVASKYFYGELGTGEREYSVRQIVHRVARTLADWGLEDGYLATREDAETFYAELAYLLVNQYGSFNSPVWFNLGLYHVGGLTGSAGGYRYEHAQRRLTRVEKGYEFPQCSACFIQAVEDNMEDIMRLATAEAMLFKYGSGTGTDLSTIRSSKEKLSGGGTPSGPLSFMRVYDQVAAVVKSGGKTRRAAKMQSLKVSHPDIVEFINAKREEEEKAWALIEQGYDGSYNGAAYGSVMFQNANFSVRCDDGFFRAAEADGWLETRAVTTGAVIGRHKARELLRLIAEGTHVCGDPGIQYDSTINRWHTCPNSGRINASNPCSEYMFLDNSACNLASLNLMKFRRASGEFDVESYRRAVRLFILSQEIIVDRASYPTEPIAKNSHLFRPLGLGYANLGCLIMSLGLPYDSEAGRHYAGALTAIMGGEAYAMSAELAAVKGPFLGYAVNRDPMLAVIARHRDEVEKIDADHVPVALLTAARDGWDRALAEGRLHGFRNSQTTLLAPTGTIGFMMDCDTTGVEPDIALVKYKLLAGGGTLKIVNRTVPQALQVLGYSPSAVAAIVDHINEQDTIEGTPYLKDEDLPVFDCAFKPNGGKRSIGHMAHLRMMAAVQPFLSGAISKTVNVPNEISVAELMDVYFEGWKLGLKAVAIYRDGSKRSQPLSTKKLEPKQAAPAPAEAPAPPLIAPQRRKMPETRHSLTHKFDIAGHEGYLTVGLYDDGKPGELFITMAKEGSTIGGLMDAFGTAVSMGLQYGVPLRVLVTKFIHSRFEPAGYTQNKEIHFAKSLVDYIFRWLGLHFVDDFHQEEVSPTKSEPEDETAAASPVATIPTRAAPARQEISEGDRELNYHSQFSRFQQDAPSCDICGAITVRNGNCYRCHNCGNSMGCS from the coding sequence ATGAATTATCCACAGGAGAGCGCCATGGAGCCCAGCAGCAGCCACACCGTGTCCTCGGCCAGTAGTGCTTCCGGTGAGAGCCGCCCCCGCCGGGGGCCGCTCGGCGTCGAGGCCTATTTCTCCCGCCCGGGTCGCCATCCCTTCGACGAGTTGAAATGGGAGCGCCGCCACGCTCGCATCAGCGACGAGCAGGGATCCGTCGTCTTCGAGCAGCCGGACGTCGAGGTGCCGGCCGACTGGTCGATGCTCGCCACCAACGTCGTGGCCTCGAAGTACTTCTACGGCGAGCTGGGTACCGGTGAGCGCGAGTACTCCGTGCGGCAGATCGTCCACCGGGTCGCGCGCACTCTGGCCGACTGGGGGCTGGAGGACGGCTACCTGGCCACCCGCGAGGACGCCGAGACCTTCTACGCGGAGCTGGCCTACCTGCTGGTGAACCAGTACGGCTCTTTCAACAGCCCGGTCTGGTTCAACCTCGGGCTCTATCATGTCGGCGGCCTGACGGGCAGCGCCGGCGGCTACCGCTACGAGCACGCCCAGCGGCGGCTGACCCGCGTCGAGAAGGGCTACGAGTTCCCCCAGTGCTCGGCCTGCTTCATCCAGGCGGTCGAGGACAACATGGAGGACATCATGCGCCTCGCAACGGCCGAGGCGATGCTGTTCAAGTACGGTTCCGGCACAGGGACCGACCTCTCGACGATCCGCTCCTCGAAGGAGAAGCTCTCCGGCGGCGGCACGCCCAGCGGGCCGCTCTCCTTCATGCGCGTCTACGACCAGGTGGCCGCGGTCGTGAAGTCCGGCGGCAAGACCCGCCGCGCCGCCAAGATGCAGAGCCTCAAGGTCAGCCACCCCGACATCGTGGAATTCATCAACGCCAAGCGGGAGGAGGAGGAGAAGGCCTGGGCCCTCATCGAGCAGGGTTACGACGGCTCCTACAACGGCGCCGCCTACGGCTCGGTGATGTTCCAGAACGCCAACTTCTCCGTGCGCTGCGACGACGGCTTCTTCCGCGCCGCCGAGGCCGACGGCTGGCTGGAAACGCGCGCGGTGACCACCGGCGCCGTCATCGGCCGCCACAAGGCGCGCGAGCTACTGCGGCTCATCGCCGAAGGCACGCACGTCTGCGGCGATCCGGGCATCCAGTACGACAGCACGATCAACCGCTGGCACACCTGCCCGAACTCGGGCCGCATCAACGCGAGCAATCCCTGCAGCGAGTACATGTTCCTCGACAACTCGGCCTGCAACCTGGCGAGCCTGAACCTGATGAAGTTCCGCCGGGCCAGCGGCGAGTTCGACGTCGAGAGCTATCGGCGGGCGGTGCGGCTGTTCATCCTCAGCCAGGAGATCATCGTCGATCGCGCGAGCTACCCGACCGAACCGATCGCCAAGAACAGCCACCTCTTTCGGCCGCTCGGGCTGGGCTACGCCAACCTCGGCTGTCTGATCATGTCCCTCGGCCTGCCCTACGACAGCGAGGCCGGACGGCACTACGCGGGTGCGCTGACCGCGATCATGGGCGGCGAGGCCTACGCGATGAGCGCCGAGCTGGCGGCGGTGAAGGGCCCCTTCCTCGGCTACGCGGTCAACCGCGACCCGATGCTGGCCGTCATCGCCCGCCACCGCGACGAGGTCGAGAAGATCGACGCCGACCACGTGCCGGTGGCGCTCTTGACCGCGGCCCGCGACGGCTGGGATCGCGCGCTCGCCGAGGGCCGCCTGCACGGTTTCCGCAACTCGCAGACCACCCTGCTCGCCCCGACCGGCACCATCGGCTTCATGATGGACTGCGACACGACCGGGGTCGAGCCGGACATCGCCCTCGTCAAGTACAAGCTGCTCGCCGGTGGCGGCACCTTGAAGATCGTCAACCGCACGGTACCGCAGGCCCTGCAGGTACTCGGCTACTCGCCGTCCGCGGTGGCGGCCATCGTCGACCACATCAACGAACAGGACACCATCGAGGGCACGCCCTATCTCAAGGACGAGGACCTGCCCGTCTTCGACTGCGCCTTCAAGCCGAATGGCGGCAAGCGCAGCATCGGCCATATGGCCCACCTGCGCATGATGGCCGCCGTCCAGCCCTTCCTCAGCGGCGCCATCTCCAAGACGGTCAACGTGCCGAACGAGATCAGCGTCGCCGAGCTGATGGACGTCTACTTCGAGGGCTGGAAGCTGGGCCTGAAGGCGGTGGCGATCTACCGCGACGGCTCCAAGCGCAGCCAGCCGCTGAGCACGAAGAAGCTCGAGCCGAAGCAGGCCGCGCCCGCGCCCGCCGAGGCGCCGGCGCCGCCGCTGATCGCGCCCCAGCGGCGCAAGATGCCCGAGACCCGGCACAGCCTCACCCACAAGTTCGACATCGCCGGCCACGAGGGGTATCTCACGGTCGGCCTCTACGACGACGGCAAGCCAGGCGAGCTGTTCATCACGATGGCCAAGGAGGGCAGCACGATCGGCGGTCTGATGGACGCTTTCGGCACCGCCGTTTCGATGGGCCTGCAGTACGGCGTGCCCCTGCGCGTGCTGGTGACCAAGTTCATCCACAGCCGCTTCGAGCCGGCCGGCTACACCCAGAACAAGGAGATCCACTTCGCCAAGAGCCTGGTCGACTACATCTTCCGCTGGCTGGGCCTGCACTTCGTCGACGATTTCCACCAGGAAGAGGTCTCGCCGACCAAGAGCGAACCGGAGGACGAAACGGCCGCCGCGTCCCCGGTGGCGACGATCCCAACGCGCGCGGCGCCGGCGCGTCAGGAGATTTCCGAGGGCGACCGCGAGCTGAACTACCACTCGCAGTTCTCGCGCTTCCAGCAGGACGCGCCGAGCTGCGACATCTGCGGCGCGATCACGGTGCGCAACGGCAACTGCTACCGCTGCCACAACTGCGGCAACTCGATGGGCTGCTCCTAG
- a CDS encoding HIT domain-containing protein has product MAAGGTAVDCVFCRIAAGALPAHRLYEDSRVLAFLDIQPGTLGHALVIPKAHAEDFFGLPAADRDAIFAAAQRVAAALMAETEAEGLNLHQSNGAAAGQVVPHFHLHLLPRRRGDGLRGPWTPGAAAAAELAGLAERVARRLGGQAPAAGGR; this is encoded by the coding sequence CTGGCTGCAGGAGGTACCGCCGTGGACTGTGTCTTCTGCCGCATCGCCGCCGGCGCCCTGCCTGCGCACCGGCTCTACGAGGATTCGCGGGTGCTCGCGTTCCTCGACATCCAGCCGGGCACGCTCGGACATGCCCTCGTCATTCCCAAGGCCCACGCCGAGGACTTCTTCGGCCTGCCGGCCGCCGATCGCGACGCGATCTTCGCGGCCGCGCAGCGCGTCGCTGCGGCCCTGATGGCCGAAACGGAAGCCGAGGGGCTCAATCTCCACCAGTCGAATGGCGCCGCTGCCGGGCAGGTCGTGCCGCACTTCCATCTGCACCTGCTGCCCCGCCGGCGGGGGGATGGCCTGCGGGGCCCCTGGACGCCGGGCGCGGCCGCGGCCGCGGAGCTGGCGGGCCTGGCCGAGCGGGTGGCGCGCCGGCTGGGCGGCCAGGCGCCCGCGGCAGGTGGGCGTTGA